One window of the Chryseotalea sp. WA131a genome contains the following:
- a CDS encoding SAM-dependent methyltransferase, with the protein MNGKLFLIPNLIAEGTQQVIPPSVLEALPSLQYFLAEDVRTARRFLSGLKIYERIESLQFEVLNKDTTQVGLVELMKPLLEGKNVGVISESGCPGVADPGALAVAYAHQHGIQVVPLVGPSSILLALMASGLNGQRFAFHGYLPIDAKEAVKTIKELEKESQQKKQTQLFIETPYRNNQVLDHLLNSLKNETQLSIALDVTGIHEFIQTKSVGQWKKNKPALLKEPAVFSFLG; encoded by the coding sequence ATGAATGGAAAACTCTTTCTTATACCTAACCTGATTGCTGAAGGCACTCAACAGGTTATTCCACCGAGTGTACTAGAAGCCCTACCATCCCTTCAATATTTCCTAGCAGAAGATGTGCGCACAGCTAGAAGGTTTTTAAGCGGATTGAAAATTTATGAGCGGATTGAGAGTTTACAATTTGAGGTACTGAACAAAGACACCACTCAAGTAGGGCTAGTTGAATTGATGAAGCCTTTGTTGGAAGGAAAAAATGTTGGGGTAATTTCCGAATCGGGGTGCCCCGGTGTAGCTGACCCTGGAGCGCTGGCAGTGGCGTATGCCCATCAACACGGCATTCAGGTAGTACCACTGGTAGGGCCTTCGTCCATTTTGCTAGCGCTTATGGCGAGTGGGCTGAATGGACAACGTTTTGCTTTTCATGGTTACTTGCCTATCGATGCAAAAGAGGCTGTAAAGACAATCAAAGAATTGGAGAAAGAATCGCAGCAAAAAAAACAAACGCAACTTTTTATCGAGACCCCGTATCGTAACAATCAAGTGCTCGACCATTTGTTGAATTCGCTCAAGAATGAAACACAGCTATCGATTGCGCTTGATGTAACGGGCATACATGAATTCATTCAAACCAAATCGGTTGGTCAGTGGAAAAAAAACAAACCCGCATTGCTCAAAGAACCCGCTGTATTTAGTTTTTTGGGTTAA
- a CDS encoding alpha/beta fold hydrolase, whose product MKLFFRQAGHGQPLLILHGLFGSSDNWYSLSKVFAEKYTVYTIDQRNHGQSPHSDDFNYKLLTEDLEAFMSENTIVNPIVIGHSMGGKTAMNLAIKNPNTIEKLIVVDIAPKAYPVHHDHILDGLAAIPLSSIQSRNEAEAILAEYVDEADVRQFLLKNLSRDSEGRFIWKINLAAIETHIEEIGAGMQYEGIFDKSTLFVKGAKSNYFKPGDDQLITSYFPQAKIETLNTGHWVQAEDPKGFVELVLRSLESRER is encoded by the coding sequence ATGAAATTATTCTTCCGCCAAGCGGGCCACGGACAACCATTGCTGATTTTGCATGGGCTGTTCGGCTCTTCTGATAATTGGTACTCGCTCTCCAAAGTCTTTGCAGAAAAGTACACGGTATACACTATTGACCAGCGCAACCACGGGCAATCACCCCACTCAGATGATTTCAATTATAAACTACTGACGGAAGATTTAGAAGCATTCATGAGTGAGAATACCATTGTCAATCCAATCGTTATTGGTCACTCGATGGGCGGCAAAACGGCCATGAATTTGGCCATTAAAAACCCAAACACCATTGAGAAATTAATTGTGGTAGATATCGCACCCAAAGCATACCCTGTTCATCACGATCATATTTTGGACGGACTAGCAGCCATACCACTGTCCAGCATTCAATCAAGAAACGAGGCCGAAGCAATTTTAGCAGAATATGTAGACGAAGCGGACGTCCGCCAATTCTTACTTAAAAACTTATCGCGCGATAGCGAGGGTAGGTTTATTTGGAAAATAAATTTAGCTGCCATCGAGACACATATTGAAGAGATTGGTGCCGGCATGCAATACGAGGGCATATTTGATAAGTCAACCTTATTTGTCAAAGGCGCTAAATCCAATTACTTTAAACCTGGCGATGACCAATTGATAACCAGCTATTTTCCACAGGCAAAAATAGAAACATTGAACACTGGCCATTGGGTGCAAGCCGAAGACCCGAAGGGGTTTGTGGAGTTGGTGTTGAGGTCTCTAGAAAGTAGAGAGCGATAG
- a CDS encoding helix-turn-helix domain-containing protein, translated as MGRLLKAGKTHEEMATAVGCHKSTISRELKRNTRNVAVRQNCTGLRRLKENKCYQSHT; from the coding sequence ATTGGCAGACTTTTAAAAGCGGGCAAAACGCACGAGGAGATGGCCACGGCTGTTGGTTGCCATAAATCTACTATCAGTCGGGAATTAAAGAGGAACACTCGTAATGTGGCAGTGAGGCAAAATTGTACAGGCCTGAGAAGACTCAAAGAAAACAAATGTTACCAAAGTCACACTTAA